A region of the Synechococcus sp. PCC 7502 genome:
CGTTCTTCCTGTTTTACAACTTCACTCTCCTACTACCACTAATATTCCTACAGCTAGCACTACAACCCTGCCTCAATCAACTACTGTTGATAACAACGACAGTATGACGGGTGATCCATCCGTAGTAAATCCTAATACAGGACAGTGGACACAGAGAGCGAGAGAGGGTGAGGTAAATGTATATTTTGTTGCAGGTTCTACTCCATCGCGATCTAAAGTTACATACACTACTTCTATAGCTTCCAGCTCTTCATTTAATTCTATTAGTTCAAACACTGCTGTAAATACGGCTGAGACTGGAGGTGGGTTACATAATTTTGTCCGACTGCTGGAGAATTGGACAAACAAGAACTTAAAAATACTGGGAGGATTTATTCAAAATAGTAATAGTGCCTTTGGTACGGCTCCGTATTCTAGTACCGCACCCTATGGAGATGCTTCTAATGCCACAGGTACAAACTCCGTCCCAAGCACCAGCGACATTCAAACTCTATTTATTAATCCATTTAGTAATGCTACAGCTATTCAAGCACTTAGTGGATTTAAGAAAGTATATCAAACGAGCGTTTCACAAAGAATTCCTTACTATGCAGCACCCAATCGACTTTGGGGATTTGATGTGGGCTTGCTAACTCAAAATGCTGATCGATTTGCTCAGAGGTTCAGTGTCCCAGTACCTGGATCAAATGAGTTTTTCCAAAATGTTGACCCACAAGACCCTTGGGTAGAATCACTTCTATGTGCGGCTCAACCAGATGATCTTAGTAAGGTTAATAATCCTTCCACTATAGACAATTACCCAATCAATAGTGGTCTAACAGTTAAAGCTGGTACTGCTCCAGAGGCTTATACAACCTATGCTCTTTATGGCAAACCAATAACGGGTAACACTAAAGCACTCAACTGTCAAACAAATGGGCACCCTTTAAATTACAAGAAGTTAAAATCAGATTTAAGTTCAGCACCAGGTTAGAAATTGGTTGTAAAGTTGTAAATGTATTTATCATTGCATCTAAAAATTTCTAAGAATTTCTAAAAATAGGTATTAGCTATGATTAAATCCAAAAGCAATTTCATTTATTTCTTGAAGGCATCACGCAAAAGTAATTCTTCGGGATATACTCTTCTGGAAGGGATAGTGGCTTTGGTCGTAGTGGGGGTTTTGATAACTTCTGTAGCACCAATGCTGGCTTTAACAACTGCATCTAGGGTACAAGCACGCAGGGTAAACTTGGCTGCTCAAGCATTAAGATCGTACCTTGATGGATTGAGGGGTGGTACCTTGAAGCCACCATCCGTATTTATTGTGACCACTCCCTCACTATTTGTTCAACCAGATTTTGGAAAGCCACCTAGCACTTCGTTAGTTAACTATTTAAGCAATCCTGATCAGGGAACTTTAATTGATACGAATAATAATGGATTTAGCCCTTCCGATTCAGAAGATTTAGTGATTCAAGCAATTCGACCTGTAGCGATTTGCGATAATACTACTGGAACTCTTTGTCCAATAGCTACTAATGACCAAAAAGCTACTGAACTATCCATTGCAAGTGCATCCGGTTATCGGTTAGCTGTAAGAGTTTATCGAGCAGATGCTTTTGATAATAATCAGACTCCTAATCAAACTATTCAAGCTAATACTTCTATTGGTGGTGTTGGCTCTAAGAATAATCCATTACTTCAGGCAGTTGTAGAGATATATCCAAATATTCCCATTGGTACTAGTGATGGGTTAAATAGTATTACGGCTAGAACGAAGAATGGTTCATAGGTAATCGACCATTTGTCAATGAGATTTGATAACTTTTAGAAATAAAATAGAAATTGAAGAAGATAATGCTAAAAATCATTCTGCATAAGTTATTAATAAACGGAAGAAATAATCAACATAGAAGAATAAATGGCTTTACATTAATTGAGCTATTGGTAGCACTTATAGTTGCTTCGATTATTGTGGGAAGTTTATTAGGATTTTTGGTGAATATTTTGGATAGGGATCGGAAAGAACAAGCTAAATCCGATGCTCAAGAGGAAATTCAGTCTGCCCTTAACTATATTGCGGAAGATTTAAGTAGTGCTGTCTTTATATACGATGCCGATGGACTATATCAAAAAGGAGCAGATACTGATTACGTGGCAAATCAGTTACCCCATAGACAAGTTGGTTCTCAGTGCAGACCAAATCTGTCAACACAATACTGTACACCAGTATTAGTTTTTTGGAAATCCACTACTTATGATGTTAACGATGCGGATAAAGATAAATCCCAACCAAAAGGTGGTAATAGTTCAACTCGCAGATTTGTGAACTGTTTACCTTTCCCTTCTGATAATCCAAGTGTATGTAACGGTAGTTCTATTCCTACCTACTCTTTGGTGGTCTATTACTTGGTAAAAAATGATAATAGCAGCATAGGAAATAATGGTACTAGACTATGGTCTGATACTAGTAGAATTGTACGTTGGGAAATGAAAGACGGGGTACCTTGGAGTTGTAAAAATCAATCAAAATCTGATGATCTAGGTGACCCTACAGTATGTCCAGTTGGTGATCCAAAATATATTGCGACTAAGGATGGTGATGGGAATATATTCTTTCCATCTGGATTCACTCCATCCGGTGGAGGACCACCAATTAGCGGCACCCCAACTAGTGGCACCTGCCCTACTGGGCGTACTGCCCCATGTATTGACTATTTAGTTTTGCCAGATAAAGGCTTTAAGAGGTTTGATATTGTTAATGCCACTGGATCATTATCTGATCGGATGAAAAAATGGCGGAAGTCTCCAGAAGTTTATAATTTTCTCGAGAACCCTTTTCAGGTTTTGGTAGATTATATTGATGATACTCCTTATGAACTAGCTCAGGATGATGGAGTTGTAAACAATTCACCAATTAATATTAATATTAAGCCAAATACTCAAGGCTCTTTATCTACCACTGCTAGCCCGTTCGTAAGTTCTAGCAATGATAACTGCAATGATCCAAATACAGGAGTTGGAAGTTATAGTTCTACTGGAGCAGCTATTTTTGCACAGCGAGTCCCACCAGTTTTTAGTAGTACAGCACAGTTTGGGGATATATTTGTTAATCCAACGGGTTTAAGTGGTTTTTATGCTTGTGTGAATGCCAACAACATTTCTGCAAGGGTTTATATTAGAACTAATATACTTGCCAGATTGAATAAATCTTCCTATAGTTCCAGACAGCAACCATCTGTTACGAACCCAACAGCCGTTGATTTGTACCAAAGTTATACTCCTACTTCAAACGTCAGGGTTTTTGGTAGAGGGATTTTGAATTTTCAATAGTTTAACTAAAAAAATGCTTAGAAGATATTTTGTAACTTTTAAAGGTAATAACTCCAAAAGTCAGGCTGGTTATACTTTGCTTGAGCTTTTAGTCGTGATTCTTATGGTAGGAATTTTATCGGCGATCGCTGCACCGGGCTGGGTTAGTTTTCAAAATAATCAGCGGGCTAGAACATCACAAAGTAGGGTTTACTCCGCAATTAAAGAAGCTCAAAGCGTGGCAAAAGTAAAAAAAGTGGCATATCAATTCAGTTTTAGGAATAATAGTGCTGATGGACTAAATACTGGAGAATATGTGATTATTGATTCTAATACTAAACCCACTGATAGCAATGGCTGGAATAATTTGACTTGGCAGAAATTGGAAAGTGGAGTTACTCTTGTTTCAAGCGTAAGTAGTATTAAAGAGTCAGGTGTCGAAGTTTATAGTTTTAATTTTAATTATAAAGGGGAAGCTAAAGAATTAAGTAATGTATATTTACAAATTCAACAAAATAACTCTACTAAGTATTGCCTATTTATCCAAGATTTGCTGGGTAACCTAAAGTCCTATTATCTTGACCTTAATACAGTTTTCGATAGTTCAGCTACAAGTGATTGCGCTAAGTATAGTAAGTATTAATTAGTTATAATTTCAGTACTTTTGAGTAATGTAGTTCGGAAAGCACAGGAACTGCCTGAAGAAATTCAAGACGAAAATGCAGAACAATTTATGGAAGATATAGAAAATGAAATTAAATGGCAGGCGACGCTCTCAAAACCTCAAATTAGTTTGATTCTTACAGAACTTGGACTAAAGGCGTTAAATGAATCAGAAAATGGTGAGACACAACAAATACGTTTTCTATTCTCATCTAGAATATGACAAGTTGTTGAATAAATCATAGATTATTAACTTATTGCTGTATGTCAGCTCGATTTAGATCGCTTTTATATTACTTGCTCACAAGGTTGGTGTTGGCTCCATTGCTTTTATGGGCGATCGCTAGCTTGGTTTTTGTGTTAATGCGGGCAACTCCGGGTGATCCTGTGGATGGAATTTTAGGAGCAAAGGCTCCATTGGTGGTAAAAAATGCTTTGCGGATTAAGTTAGGTTTAGCAGGCTCGTGGGGTGAGCAGTATTTAAGGTACATGGGAGATTTACTGCATGGCAATTTAGGAGAATCTCTGACTAGCTCGGGAACTAAGGTTACGGAAATTATTGGTAATTTTTTCCCTGCTACGGTGGAACTGGCATTTTATAGTATGGCGATCGCCTTAATTGTGGGGGTAAGTATTGGAGCGATCGCTGCCTTAAAACCGAATACAGGTTGGGATTTATTTGGCAGATTGTTTGGAATTATTACCTATTCATTGCCATTGTTTTGGATGGGGATGGTGTTGCAGTTAATTTTATCAGTACAGTTGGGCTGGTTTCCCATTGGCACTAGATTTCCTGCAACGATGACTCCACCAGAATTTATCACTGGTTTATTTACCGTTGACTCTTTGCTCAAAGGTGATATAGACTCATTTTTTACAAGTTTGCATTACCTATGTTTACCTGCTTTGAGTCTGGGGGTTGTGATTAGTGGTATTTTTGAACGGATTGTGCGCGTGAATTTAAAAGATACGTTGCGATCAGATTATGTGGAAGCAGCGATCGCTAGGGGGGTGAATTCTCGTTCTGTACTAATTAATCATGCCTTAAAAAATGCTCTAATTCCTGTAATTACGGTGATGGGCTTGACCTTTGCTTCTTTATTAGGTGGCGCAGTTTTAACTGAGGTAACTTTTTCTTATCCGGGGTTAGCAAATCGCCTATTTCAAGCTCTAGTAGCCCGTGATTACCCTGTGGTGCAGGGAGTGGTAATTATGTTTGCCCTAATTGTCGTGATTGTAAGTATTGCGATCGATTTAATTAATGCGTGGATAGATCCTCGTATTCGGTATTAGGAATAGCCAGGGGAGCGAGAGGAGTTTTGAGATTATAGTCCTTAGCTTCTGGAGTCACAATTCCACCCGATACAATAATTTTAAACGCGTCTTCCACAGGCATAGAAAGGTTAATTACATCAACTTCTGGCACAATTACATACCAGCCAGTAGTGGGATTAGGGGTTGTGGGTAAAAATACGCTGATCATATTTTGTGGCATGGCATTGGCAATTTCTCCACCTAAGGAACCAGTCACAAACCCTAAAGCCCATAAACCCGGACGAGGATATTCGACTAAGACTACTCGGCGGAACTTATTGCCAGTATCAGTCAGTAAAGTACCAAGCAGTTGTTTTAAGGTTTTATAGACATCTCCAGCAAGGGGAATGGACTGTACGAAAGCTTCACCTGTTCTGAGGAGCCACTGCCCCACAAAGTTACGAGCCATCAAGCCAACTAAAACTATTCCCAGTAAAGGCACCGCTAAACCTACTGCCAAGTTAATCAGGTTGACAAGGAGGGGATCGAGACTGACAAAGGGATTAAGCCGTTTGGGAATGCGGGTAAGCAGATCAATACTATAGGTGGTTAGGCTAAAAGTAACCCAGATGGTGGTAGCAAGGGGAATGATTACTAGTAATCCGGCAATTAGATCATTTTTTAATGCTTGTAAAAAGCGATTTGGGGTATCTGGTTTTAAGTTACTTTTTCTTGGGCTCATATTGTTTTCCATTTATTTTTACATTGGTACCTGATCAGATGACTAAAAGAATATAAAAAGTTGCTGGAGCCTCACTGCAATCGATTTAATAGGATGAAGTTGATATGATGTTTCCTGCCTTTTAGTATTTAAACTTAAATTTAGAGTTAACTTTAAAATTAAATTTAGAATTTAGACGGACTTTATTAAGTATAGCTTTGTGTACTTTTATGAAGTGTTGTAAATCAAGAATATCTCAAACCCATTAATGTTACAAGTTGCTTTAGTTTATCCCCAAATTCCCCCTAATACTGGCAATATTGCCCGCACCTGTGCTGCGACTAAAACCCGCTTACATTTGGTAGAGCCTTTGGGGTTTGAAATTAGCGATCGCGCCCTAAAAAGAGCAGGTTTAGACTATTGGCAATATACAGATTTACAGATTCATGCCAATTTAGAATCTTTGGCGGCGGTGGCGGGTCGATGGGTCTGTTTTTCGGCAAGGGGGAAGCATGATTTTCGGAAATTTGAGTTTACAGAGCAGGATATTTTACTATTTGGTAGTGAAACTAGTGGACTGCCCCCAGAGGTTTTAGCTCAAAATTTGACTGTGGCAATTCCCATGGATCATCCCAAGGTGCGGAGCTTGAATTTATCGGTGAGTGTGGCGATCGCTTTGTTTGAGGCACGGAGACAGTTAAATCTGTAATTTATTTTTATTTCACATCTAATTCTGAAATTAAATCAGTTACTGCTTGCAGGCATTGTTGGGGTTGATCGATAACTTCGGCTAGGTTAAAACTAACGACGATCCAGCCCGAATTGAGTAAATAGGTGTGGGAGATTTTTTGCTGTTCTTTGAGAATTGGATCATTAGGCTCATCAATGGCGATCGCTAGATGCAGATTACTCACTGGGTCGATGTAGGTAAATTCAGGACTATAGATATAGTTAAATCCGGGAATTGGAATAGTTACGCCTCTGTAAAAATTTTTGGAAAGATGCTTGGATAGTTTGTGGTTGAGGGCTTGGGCAAATGCCGATGAGTCATTGCTTGAAATTTCTGTATCTGTGTTTTCATTGGCGGCTAAAGCTTTCTGGGCAATTTTGCCGTTAGTACTTTTAAGAACTTCTAAAATCTTGGGCTGACGAAAGACTCTCAAATACTCAGCAGTGCGAGTCTGGGCGTTTTTTTGTTCATGTTCACTGTGGCGGCGGGAGTAGGAAGCAAGCAGGATAAAGTAGTTTTCGGTTAGGGCTGTATGATCACGCAAACGACTTTTATAGGTCAGATATTGAATCTGGAGTCGCCAGATAATTGTCCCTAACCCAAATAGCAAAATGATAACAATAAAGCCAGGATTAATAAAATTACCAACAAAGCCTACAACTGCCATAAGACTAATAATAGCGATCGCTCCTTGGATAATATTTACTGGTTCTGGGGCGGCAGGGGGTGGGGTAGGGGGAACCTCGGCAAAGGTAAAAACAGGTGGTAACTCACGCATTACCTTTTGGATTGGAATTGGAATTTGGATGTGCATAGCCCAAGGTTTTGAATTGATGCAATTTTAGCTTACAAATAATCAGGGCAAATATTCAGGCAGGTTGATATAGCCAGATGCGAGAGTATGTAGAAGTTTTTGCGTGACTTGTAATGACAAAATACTTAAGGATTTGGATAGGTCAGAGCGATCGCTTGCTTCGCAAAATAAGCTAGTTAACTGCTGACTTAGTTTAATAGCTTGGGGATGAGATAGATTAGTCAAGGTTTCGGCGATTGCAATTAGATTCAAGCCTAGAGAAATAGAACCAATGGGAGCAAAGATATGGGGGTAGGTGCTTGCTAGTCTGAGTAAGGAGCAGCAGCGGGCATAGGCATATTGTGTATAGGTAAATTGCGGAAAATTTTGGAAATTCGGAGTGTAGTTTAGTCTGAGATCAGCATCTGCTAGTTGTTCTAGGCAAGCTTGAATATAGGAATCTGTGAGCGTAAAGTTAAGCATTCCCTGATCTGTTACTGCGATCCTTAGCTGAGAATTTAGCTGATAGTTTAAAAATATAGATTGCTGTAGGGTTTGAGCAATTTCTAAGGGTGATTTCTGGAGTTTTGAGCTTACATGATGGGCGATCGCTGAGGTGTAATGGCAGTCATAATCGGGATAGCAAAATCTGACGGGAATTAACTCACGTTCATAGTTATCAATTTGAGCAAGTCCTAAGGTTAAAATTTGTCTGATTTGCTCAGTTGGAAATAAAAACATTATTGCCGTGGTTACTCTAAATGCTCTTTAAGACTATTTATAAAACTAATGGCTCTATCCTTGCTAATACTTCTTCCATTAATTCCATCGATATTCGCTCTATCAAAAAAGCTCCTCTAGCTTTCCAGTCAAGGCTCTTGATTTGATCGCAAAGAACCACGCCGTAGGTTTGTAAGCCTTCAGGTAATAACACCTCAAAATTCAAACCCTTTTGCTTGCTGGTTATCGGACAAATAATTGCTAATGAAGATAGTCGGTTATATGAACTTGGAGAAATTACTAAGGCAGGTCTGAATCCAGCTTGCTCTGAACCTATCTGAGGAGAAAAGTTGATTTTGAGAATATCGCCACGTTCAGGTATATAGCTGCTCAAAGGATTTCTTGCCCAATGGCATTGCCTGTGGAAATTTCTAGATGAAAATGCTCAGGAGTCATATCTTTCAATAGTTCCTCTAGGGTATATTTTTTGCGTTTCAATGGAGCGATCGTCAAGCAATTATCTGATACGGAGATACTTACAGAGCTTCCTTCTTGGAGTTGAAGGCTCTCAGCTATATGTTTAGGTATGCGAAAGGCAAGACTGTTTCCCCATTTGGAAATTGTGGCTTTCATTCTGTTTAATCTAGTATCTACACTGTATATACTAATCTAAATGCTTGGTTATACAACTTAAGTTCAACTAAAAATTGCTGTAAGAATATCAATGTGAGTCCAGTTAGATGCTAGCCATCAAATTATTAAGCACATTAATAAACACCAAGCTAACCAGAATTATCGCTTTAATTGGGATTTGTGCCTATGCCAATCCATCATGGGGTATTTGTGTGGTTGATTTGCCAACGAAGATCGCAGGAATTGTGCAAACTCCACAACTAAAATCAGCAAGAGTGGGGGTATATGCAAGTAAGTTAGATAATTTAGCTAACCCAATTGTGAATATTGATGGGGATAAATATTTTACGCCCGCTTCTAATCTTAAGTTATTCACCACGGCGGCGGCTTTGGAAATTCTGGGGAAGGGCGATCGCATTAAAACCAGTTTATGGCTAGATCAAAACCGAGAAACTCTATGGTTAAAAGTTGAGGGTGATCCTAGTTTTACCGAGGATAATTTAAAGTCTCTGGTGAAATCTCTAGCTCAATACCTACACGTCAATGGGATTAGGGCAATCTCTGGCAATATTAAAACTTCTACTCAGATTAGAGGTTCAGGTATAGGGCAAGGCTGGCAGTGGGAAGATTTACAGGAAGATTATGCAGCGATCGCTAATGCCTTTATTCTGAATGAGAATGTTTTAGATTGGACAACTGCTCCGACTCGGATTAATCAACCGATTAAATTTAGTTGGGATCGCCCAGATTTGGCACAGGGTTGGATCATTGATAATCGGGCTATTACGGTGGATGCTTCCATCCCAAATTCTTTAAAAATAGAGCGATCGCAAGGACAAAACAAACTCATAATTACAGGTAACCTGCCCCAAAATACTCCACCTGAACTAGGTGCAACCGCCGTACCAGATTCTGAATCACATTTTTTGAGGCTCTTGCGATCGGAAATGATCAAGCAGGGAATTAAATTTAAACCTGAACTTAAAAATCTATCTAAAAATTTGCTTGAAAATCAATCAATGCCAGCGATCGCTGTTGCCACTATTTTTTCACCTCCTCTAGCAGAATTGATTAATACAACTAATAAACAAAGTAATAATCTTTATGCTGAATCTTTACTCAATAGAATTGGCAGTTTTTCCAACCCAGATTCAGAACTAGACTCAAGGGAACAAGGCATAGATATAATCACTAAGTTTTTAGCAGATAAAGGTATTTCCGCAATTGTTATGGCAGATGGTTCGGGGTTATCAAATTTAAGTTTAGTCACTCCCAAGACGATCGCTCAACTTTTAACCATAATGAAAGATAATTCCATATTTCGAGACTCCTTACCGATCGCAGGTGTAGATGGAACCTTAAAAAATCGATTGCAATCCTTTAGTAATATTCAAGCTAAAACTGGAACTTTAACAGGTGTAGCAGCCTTGTCGGGCTATATCCAACCACCTAAATATCCAGAAATTGGGTTTAGCATCATTATTAATAATTCCACCCTATCTAACCGTGAGCTAACTCAAAATTTAGATGCGATCGCCCAGCTATTAAGCTCCGTTGAAGTTTGTAATTCAGTACCTTGACCTTGAGATTAAATATTTAGATTAAATATTGACAGGGAGATTATCGCCCCAATATGATTACCCAATTTCTTGGAGAAGGGAAGACTCTCTCGCCGATGTTCCGATCATCTTTTTTAGCTTTCCTCTAGCATCCATTCTAGCGATCTCAGTCCCAGTTGTAGTTCTAGGGGAATACCCACAGCTTTTCCGAGCCTAGGGCGTAATTTAGTGGTAGCGATAAAGTTTTTTACCTGCTCGATCGCTCCCCATTCATGTAGATGCGTAGCCAGACTATCTAAATGCTCTAAATATTCCGCTTCTGATAAGGGAAATGATTGTTGTTCTAGGTACCGCCACATCACCTGTAGCCAAATACGTCCTTGACTGCGGCGGAGTTGCAAATCATAGGAATGTCCCCATTTAGTCTGAATAAGTTGCTGTAGGTCTCGACCATTCATGGTGCTAAGGGGTGATTTTATCGTATTCTATCTCAAGTTTATTATAGTTAAGGGCAATGCCTAGACT
Encoded here:
- a CDS encoding DUF502 domain-containing protein, whose translation is MSPRKSNLKPDTPNRFLQALKNDLIAGLLVIIPLATTIWVTFSLTTYSIDLLTRIPKRLNPFVSLDPLLVNLINLAVGLAVPLLGIVLVGLMARNFVGQWLLRTGEAFVQSIPLAGDVYKTLKQLLGTLLTDTGNKFRRVVLVEYPRPGLWALGFVTGSLGGEIANAMPQNMISVFLPTTPNPTTGWYVIVPEVDVINLSMPVEDAFKIIVSGGIVTPEAKDYNLKTPLAPLAIPNTEYEDLSTH
- a CDS encoding AbrB/MazE/SpoVT family DNA-binding domain-containing protein, whose product is MKATISKWGNSLAFRIPKHIAESLQLQEGSSVSISVSDNCLTIAPLKRKKYTLEELLKDMTPEHFHLEISTGNAIGQEIL
- a CDS encoding Tfp pilus assembly protein FimT/FimU, translated to MLRRYFVTFKGNNSKSQAGYTLLELLVVILMVGILSAIAAPGWVSFQNNQRARTSQSRVYSAIKEAQSVAKVKKVAYQFSFRNNSADGLNTGEYVIIDSNTKPTDSNGWNNLTWQKLESGVTLVSSVSSIKESGVEVYSFNFNYKGEAKELSNVYLQIQQNNSTKYCLFIQDLLGNLKSYYLDLNTVFDSSATSDCAKYSKY
- a CDS encoding tRNA (cytidine(34)-2'-O)-methyltransferase, which encodes MLQVALVYPQIPPNTGNIARTCAATKTRLHLVEPLGFEISDRALKRAGLDYWQYTDLQIHANLESLAAVAGRWVCFSARGKHDFRKFEFTEQDILLFGSETSGLPPEVLAQNLTVAIPMDHPKVRSLNLSVSVAIALFEARRQLNL
- the dacB gene encoding D-alanyl-D-alanine carboxypeptidase/D-alanyl-D-alanine-endopeptidase, with the translated sequence MLAIKLLSTLINTKLTRIIALIGICAYANPSWGICVVDLPTKIAGIVQTPQLKSARVGVYASKLDNLANPIVNIDGDKYFTPASNLKLFTTAAALEILGKGDRIKTSLWLDQNRETLWLKVEGDPSFTEDNLKSLVKSLAQYLHVNGIRAISGNIKTSTQIRGSGIGQGWQWEDLQEDYAAIANAFILNENVLDWTTAPTRINQPIKFSWDRPDLAQGWIIDNRAITVDASIPNSLKIERSQGQNKLIITGNLPQNTPPELGATAVPDSESHFLRLLRSEMIKQGIKFKPELKNLSKNLLENQSMPAIAVATIFSPPLAELINTTNKQSNNLYAESLLNRIGSFSNPDSELDSREQGIDIITKFLADKGISAIVMADGSGLSNLSLVTPKTIAQLLTIMKDNSIFRDSLPIAGVDGTLKNRLQSFSNIQAKTGTLTGVAALSGYIQPPKYPEIGFSIIINNSTLSNRELTQNLDAIAQLLSSVEVCNSVP
- a CDS encoding ABC transporter permease; amino-acid sequence: MSARFRSLLYYLLTRLVLAPLLLWAIASLVFVLMRATPGDPVDGILGAKAPLVVKNALRIKLGLAGSWGEQYLRYMGDLLHGNLGESLTSSGTKVTEIIGNFFPATVELAFYSMAIALIVGVSIGAIAALKPNTGWDLFGRLFGIITYSLPLFWMGMVLQLILSVQLGWFPIGTRFPATMTPPEFITGLFTVDSLLKGDIDSFFTSLHYLCLPALSLGVVISGIFERIVRVNLKDTLRSDYVEAAIARGVNSRSVLINHALKNALIPVITVMGLTFASLLGGAVLTEVTFSYPGLANRLFQALVARDYPVVQGVVIMFALIVVIVSIAIDLINAWIDPRIRY
- a CDS encoding type II toxin-antitoxin system PemK/MazF family toxin produces the protein MSSYIPERGDILKINFSPQIGSEQAGFRPALVISPSSYNRLSSLAIICPITSKQKGLNFEVLLPEGLQTYGVVLCDQIKSLDWKARGAFLIERISMELMEEVLARIEPLVL
- a CDS encoding DUF3067 family protein; translation: MNGRDLQQLIQTKWGHSYDLQLRRSQGRIWLQVMWRYLEQQSFPLSEAEYLEHLDSLATHLHEWGAIEQVKNFIATTKLRPRLGKAVGIPLELQLGLRSLEWMLEES
- a CDS encoding prepilin-type N-terminal cleavage/methylation domain-containing protein; translated protein: MLKIILHKLLINGRNNQHRRINGFTLIELLVALIVASIIVGSLLGFLVNILDRDRKEQAKSDAQEEIQSALNYIAEDLSSAVFIYDADGLYQKGADTDYVANQLPHRQVGSQCRPNLSTQYCTPVLVFWKSTTYDVNDADKDKSQPKGGNSSTRRFVNCLPFPSDNPSVCNGSSIPTYSLVVYYLVKNDNSSIGNNGTRLWSDTSRIVRWEMKDGVPWSCKNQSKSDDLGDPTVCPVGDPKYIATKDGDGNIFFPSGFTPSGGGPPISGTPTSGTCPTGRTAPCIDYLVLPDKGFKRFDIVNATGSLSDRMKKWRKSPEVYNFLENPFQVLVDYIDDTPYELAQDDGVVNNSPININIKPNTQGSLSTTASPFVSSSNDNCNDPNTGVGSYSSTGAAIFAQRVPPVFSSTAQFGDIFVNPTGLSGFYACVNANNISARVYIRTNILARLNKSSYSSRQQPSVTNPTAVDLYQSYTPTSNVRVFGRGILNFQ
- a CDS encoding prepilin-type N-terminal cleavage/methylation domain-containing protein, with protein sequence MIKSKSNFIYFLKASRKSNSSGYTLLEGIVALVVVGVLITSVAPMLALTTASRVQARRVNLAAQALRSYLDGLRGGTLKPPSVFIVTTPSLFVQPDFGKPPSTSLVNYLSNPDQGTLIDTNNNGFSPSDSEDLVIQAIRPVAICDNTTGTLCPIATNDQKATELSIASASGYRLAVRVYRADAFDNNQTPNQTIQANTSIGGVGSKNNPLLQAVVEIYPNIPIGTSDGLNSITARTKNGS